A single window of Nanoarchaeota archaeon DNA harbors:
- a CDS encoding HEPN domain-containing protein, whose amino-acid sequence MVTNEGIKQNWGKTEEQLNEAKRFMEEDKIDEALYFVWIAAENVVNSLKTGINGIYLKDHKEKSYILKDYFILGTLKKDYSKTFGRLSKYRLAAGFHPYTSIPKSYTKADVLKFLKEIEELRAEAREALVKRGVLK is encoded by the coding sequence ATGGTAACTAATGAAGGAATAAAGCAAAACTGGGGCAAAACAGAAGAGCAGTTGAATGAGGCAAAAAGGTTCATGGAAGAAGACAAGATTGACGAGGCATTGTACTTCGTCTGGATTGCTGCAGAAAATGTTGTGAATTCATTGAAAACCGGAATAAACGGCATTTACCTGAAAGACCATAAGGAAAAAAGCTACATATTGAAGGACTATTTTATCCTTGGAACGCTCAAAAAAGACTACTCGAAAACATTCGGGCGGCTCTCAAAATACAGGCTTGCCGCAGGCTTTCATCCGTACACTTCCATACCGAAAAGCTATACTAAGGCAGATGTGCTGAAATTTTTAAAAGAAATTGAGGAGCTAAGGGCAGAAGCAAGAGAAGCATTAGTAAAAAGAGGCGTCTTAAAATGA